One window from the genome of bacterium encodes:
- a CDS encoding histidinol-phosphate transaminase — translation MSLADRVKPHIASLEPYQPGKPIEELERELGIANAAKLASNENPLGPSPKAIKAIQQAAQNMHRYPDGASYRLRNALAERLDLSPAQLVFGSGSSEVLELLAKAFISTGDEVVFAWPSFSMYPIVTQGMGGTPIQVPLDENLAHDLPAMADAVTERTQVVIVCNPNNPTGTSVGAAAFDAFVESLPEDVVLVVDEAYVEYARRPDFPDALGWVARRPGTLVTRTFSKLNGLAGVRVGYGIADPELAGYLERARHPFNLNLLAEAAALAALDDVEHIEATRRMNAEGGEQLTRGLEALGFKVWPTDANFLLAELGDDAYEKLLHKGVIVRPMGGFGLLGCVRISIGTAEENEKLIKVVETWRGTKA, via the coding sequence GTGAGCCTGGCGGATCGCGTGAAGCCGCATATCGCGAGCCTCGAGCCGTACCAGCCGGGCAAGCCGATCGAAGAGCTGGAGCGCGAACTCGGAATCGCGAATGCAGCGAAGCTGGCCTCGAACGAGAACCCGTTGGGGCCTTCACCGAAGGCGATCAAGGCCATTCAGCAAGCGGCGCAGAACATGCATCGCTACCCGGATGGTGCGAGCTACCGGCTCCGGAACGCGCTGGCCGAGCGGCTCGATCTCTCACCCGCCCAACTGGTATTCGGTTCCGGTTCGTCCGAGGTACTGGAGCTGTTGGCGAAAGCCTTCATCAGCACGGGTGACGAGGTCGTTTTCGCGTGGCCGTCGTTCTCGATGTATCCGATCGTCACCCAGGGTATGGGCGGAACGCCGATCCAGGTTCCGCTGGACGAGAATCTGGCCCACGATCTTCCGGCGATGGCCGATGCCGTCACCGAACGCACCCAGGTGGTGATCGTCTGCAATCCGAACAATCCAACGGGTACGAGTGTCGGCGCAGCCGCCTTCGATGCCTTCGTGGAGAGCCTGCCTGAGGATGTGGTGCTCGTGGTGGATGAGGCGTACGTCGAGTACGCGCGGCGGCCGGATTTCCCGGATGCCCTCGGCTGGGTGGCTCGTCGCCCTGGCACGTTGGTGACGCGCACCTTCTCGAAGCTCAATGGCCTGGCCGGGGTACGGGTGGGGTACGGCATCGCGGATCCCGAGCTTGCCGGCTACCTGGAACGCGCGCGGCACCCGTTCAACCTGAATCTTCTCGCGGAAGCGGCAGCGCTGGCCGCCCTCGATGATGTCGAGCACATCGAGGCGACCCGACGCATGAATGCCGAAGGTGGCGAGCAGTTGACCCGGGGCCTCGAGGCTCTCGGGTTCAAGGTCTGGCCCACCGATGCGAACTTCCTGCTGGCCGAGCTAGGTGACGACGCCTACGAAAAGCTCCTCCACAAGGGTGTGATCGTCCGCCCCATGGGCGGTTTCGGCCTGCTCGGATGCGTGCGGATCTCGATCGGGACCGCCGAGGAGAACGAGAAGCTGATCAAGGTCGTAGAGACGTGGCGGGGGACGAAGGCGTGA